In Croceicoccus sp. Ery15, a genomic segment contains:
- a CDS encoding electron transfer flavoprotein subunit alpha/FixB family protein — translation MKTLVYVDHDNANLGDATLATVTAAAKLGEVHLLIAGAGCGTVADATAKIAGVGKVHVADDAAYEHQLAENVAPLIVNLMSDHDAVLFPATTTGKNIAPRVAALLDVMQISDILSVESDKSFTRPIYAGNAIATVESSDPKLVITVRGTAFDKAEATGGSAAIEAVASTGDTGKSSFVSAELAKSERPELTSAKIIVSGGRALKDAETFEATIMPLADKLGAGVGASRAAVDAGYVPNDYQVGQTGKIVAPEVYIAIGISGAIQHLAGMKDSKTIIAINKDEDAPIFQVADIGLVADLYKAVPELTSKL, via the coding sequence CTGCTGCGAAGCTGGGCGAGGTGCACCTGCTGATCGCGGGTGCGGGCTGCGGCACTGTGGCCGATGCCACCGCGAAGATCGCGGGCGTGGGCAAGGTCCATGTCGCGGATGACGCGGCATACGAACACCAGCTGGCCGAGAATGTCGCGCCGCTGATCGTCAATCTCATGTCCGATCATGACGCGGTGCTGTTTCCTGCCACCACCACCGGCAAGAATATCGCCCCGCGCGTGGCAGCGCTGCTCGACGTGATGCAGATCAGCGATATCCTGTCGGTCGAGAGCGACAAGAGCTTCACCCGCCCGATCTATGCAGGCAATGCCATCGCCACGGTTGAATCGAGCGATCCCAAGCTGGTCATCACCGTACGCGGCACCGCCTTCGACAAGGCGGAAGCCACCGGCGGCAGCGCTGCGATCGAAGCCGTTGCCTCCACTGGCGACACCGGCAAGTCGAGCTTTGTCAGTGCCGAACTCGCCAAGAGCGAACGCCCCGAACTGACCAGCGCGAAGATCATCGTATCGGGCGGCCGCGCGCTGAAGGACGCCGAGACCTTCGAGGCGACGATCATGCCGCTTGCCGACAAGCTCGGCGCAGGCGTGGGCGCATCGCGTGCCGCCGTGGATGCAGGCTATGTCCCCAACGACTATCAGGTCGGCCAGACGGGCAAGATCGTCGCACCCGAAGTCTATATCGCCATCGGCATCAGCGGCGCCATCCAGCACCTTGCCGGCATGAAGGACTCCAAGACCATCATCGCCATCAACAAGGACGAGGATGCCCCCATCTTCCAGGTCGCAGACATCGGCCTCGTCGCCGATCTCTACAAGGCCGTGCCCGAGCTTACGAGCAAGTTGTGA